Proteins from a genomic interval of Arachis hypogaea cultivar Tifrunner chromosome 10, arahy.Tifrunner.gnm2.J5K5, whole genome shotgun sequence:
- the LOC112716324 gene encoding uncharacterized protein — protein sequence MASAISDPSLFKDSTKKKKGNGSAKLKQIKLDVRLEQWLSRVKKGSNVDSNRSIDYCPSSKHVPTEENRSSNKENKKRGENTESSCIPLNDSTSIRSPLDHESRNGFSSWSSTSISSMSTCFSGSEEEADNDGCLDDWEAVADALNANDNLRSTTSDLASTILEATKNPKPEFKKSHQKRQAWKPNDAFRPMCLPNLSKQHSSPLNSNRHSGNPKPASWRWQTIISQPSQCPICYEDLDVTDTSFLPCSCAFRPCLFCHKRILEADGRCPGCRKLYECVDVNVMFRIGANAFHVTQSCTMSTRC from the exons ATGGCTTCTGCTATCTCTGATCCTTCTCTCTTCAAAGACTCCACCAAGAAAAAGAAG GGAAATGGGTCAGCGAAATTGAAGCAAATCAAGCTTGATGTTCGGCTAGAGCAATGGCTATCTCGAG TAAAGAAAGGATCTAATGTCGACTCAAATAGAAGCATTGATTATTGTCCATCATCTAAGCATGTTCCTACTGAGGAGAACAGAtcatcaaacaaggaaaacaagaaaaggGGAGAGAATACAGAAAGTTCTTGCATCCCACTCAACGATTCAACATCCATTCGAAGTCCTCTCGATCACGAGTCAAGGAATGGTTTCTCTTCATGGAGTAGCACCAGCATTAGTAGCATGAGTACATGTTTCTCAGGCAGCGAGGAAGAAGCCGACAACGACGGATGCCTTGATGACTGGGAGGCCGTTGCCGATGCTTTAAATGCCAACGATAATCTACGTTCCACAACTTCAGATTTGGCTTCTACCATTCTAGAGGCTACAAAGAACCCAAAACCGGAGTTTAAAAAATCACATCAGAAACGTCAAGCATGGAAACCTAATGATGCTTTTCGTCCCATGTGTTTACCGAACCTCTCAAAGCAACATAGTTCACCATTAAATTCAAACAGGCATAGTGGTAACCCGAAACCGGCAAGTTGGAGATGGCAAACAATCATTTCACAACCTTCTCAATGCCCCATTTGTTATGAGGACTTAGATGTTACGGACACAAGCTTTCTTCCTTGTTCATGCGCATTTCGACCGTGTCTTTTCTGTCACAAAAGGATCCTTGAGGCTGATGGGCGATGTCCGGGGTGTAGAAAACTATATGAATGTGTAGATGTCAATGTTATGTTCAGAATTGGAGCCAATGCTTTTCATGTTACTCAATCATGCACTATGAGTACAAGATGCTAG
- the LOC140175744 gene encoding uncharacterized protein: MGDFNEVIQVKERKDQDRLTVSAEDFKSWVQDIPLVDLPLNGRKFIWFKGSSCSRIDRVPVNFTDKLKALTVPLGRWHKDKFGDIDKKIQHFEEKIRKIDELAENGVYDGTTEARRKALERSPVVEFRDGVVNRIDEEESIALERLPMTEEIREAVWDCESSKTPASDGYNMNFIKKCWDEIGADFTTTALDFFRSSRFPSDSNITWVSLVPKYTGAKENKDLRPISMGRLRIQSDFQSDVQWLKTRRKKAAIIKLDFQKAYDWVKWSFVDIVLQKMGFGWRWRKWVKECVGTASMSILDGRGGSQEQTYCAAASW, from the exons ATGGGTGACTTTAATGAGGTTATACAGGTTAAAGAGAGGAAAGATCAGGACAGATTAACAGTGTCAGCAGAAGATTTTAAGAGTTGGGTTCAAGATATACCGTTAGTGGATCTCCCTTTGAATGGTCGCAAATTTATATGGTTTAAAGGCAGCTCTTGCAGTCGTATTGATAGAGTTCCAGTGAAT TTCACGGATAAGTTGAAGGCTCTTACAGTGCCTTTGGGAAGATGGCATAAGGACAAATTTGGTGACATAGATAAGAAAATTCAGCACTTTGAGGAGAAGATCAGGAAGATAGATGAGTTGGCAGAAAATGGAGTTTATGATGGTACAACAGAGGCACGAAGGAAGGCTTTG GAGAGATCGCCGGTGGTGGAATTTAGGGACGGAGTGGTAAATCGGATTGATGAAGAGGAGTCGATAGCTTTGGAGAGATTACCGATGACGGAGGAGATTAGAGAGGCAGTTTGGGATTGCGAATCATCCAAGACTCCAGCAAGTGATGGGTATAACATGAATTTCATTAAGAAGTGCTGGGATGAGATTGGTGCAGATTTTACCACAACTGCTCTGGATTTCTTTCGATCTTCAAGGTTTCCTTCTGACTCCAATATTACTTGGGTGTCTCTTGTACCTAAGTACACTGGAGCCAAGGAGAACAAGGACCTTCGGCCGATCAGCATGGGTAGGTTGCGTATACAAAGTGATTTCCAAAGTGACG TGCAATGGCTGAAGACGAGAAGAAAGAAAGCGGCAATCATTAAACTAGACTTTCAGAAGGCTTATGATTGGGTTAAATGGAGTTTTGTGGATATTGTGCTACAAAAGATGGGCTTTGGGTGGAGATGGAGAAAATGGGTTAAGGAGTGTGTTGGCACTGCGTCTATGTCAATTCTG GATGGTAGGGGAGGCAGTCAGGAACAGACGTATTGTGCTGCTGCTAGTTGGTAA